From the genome of Sulfurihydrogenibium subterraneum DSM 15120, one region includes:
- the nrfD gene encoding NrfD/PsrC family molybdoenzyme membrane anchor subunit has translation MLGSEVTFDVALPKVVWGWLVSTNMWAKSIATGSFLLGLYFIKKYPEKDAFFRKWVPILGLIFIGITLLVTVLDLHHMFRFWKIFVFAHFTSAVTLGAWVVSGFVVVLLISFWSWITGNKKLFDKVMIPGFLLAFFSTIYTAGIMGEATARELWVFPAEMIQMLLSATLAGSAVYLLIMTIYKVEMEEVKRELGYILIGSAFLSGMMYLGEILFARMHSEFSHRAVEILTFGSLAPMFWLGVFLTFIIPTILVGIANEKKKYEYALLGSISALIGLWFVKHSWLLAPQMLPLS, from the coding sequence ATGTTGGGATCTGAAGTAACTTTTGACGTTGCATTACCAAAGGTTGTTTGGGGATGGCTTGTTTCAACAAATATGTGGGCTAAAAGTATCGCAACAGGAAGCTTTCTTCTTGGTTTGTACTTTATAAAGAAGTATCCAGAAAAAGATGCATTTTTTAGAAAATGGGTTCCAATACTTGGATTAATTTTTATAGGTATTACACTTTTAGTAACGGTTTTAGATCTTCACCATATGTTTAGATTTTGGAAGATATTTGTATTTGCACATTTTACCTCTGCAGTTACACTTGGAGCTTGGGTTGTTTCTGGTTTTGTTGTTGTACTCTTAATATCTTTCTGGTCGTGGATAACTGGTAATAAAAAACTTTTTGATAAAGTTATGATTCCTGGATTTTTATTGGCATTCTTTTCAACTATTTATACAGCAGGTATAATGGGTGAAGCAACAGCAAGAGAGTTGTGGGTTTTTCCTGCTGAAATGATTCAAATGCTTCTATCTGCTACCCTAGCAGGTTCTGCGGTTTACCTTTTAATAATGACTATTTATAAAGTTGAGATGGAAGAAGTAAAAAGAGAACTTGGCTATATACTTATAGGTTCTGCGTTTTTATCAGGAATGATGTACCTTGGAGAGATTTTATTTGCAAGAATGCACTCAGAATTTTCCCATAGAGCTGTGGAAATTTTAACATTTGGCAGCCTTGCACCTATGTTCTGGCTTGGAGTATTCTTAACTTTTATTATTCCAACAATCTTGGTAGGAATAGCAAATGAAAAGAAAAAGTATGAGTATGCTTTACTTGGCTCAATATCTGCTTTAATTGGTCTTTGGTTTGTAAAACATTCATGGCTTTTAGCTCCTCAAATGTTACCACTTAGTTAA
- a CDS encoding molybdopterin-dependent oxidoreductase produces the protein MIKTTRRNFLKGAAASIGAVALAKGVFEKVEADNKVANNQELTFEPKHLDYYPPFEKWNDWKEPAGNYWKIHGGALRDGVKLINYMIVPTVCNNCEAACGLTAWIDKDTLTVKKFMGNPFHSGSRGRNCAKGYATLAQMYDPDRIPFPLKRAPGSKRGENKWVRTTWEEALETIGKRMREVLLKGDEISRKQIIYQVGRPNENGFHVKRVVWSWGVDGRNSHTNICSSNGRFGNIVTVGDDRTSPDFANSRLILLVSSHAADAGHYYQQHAGYIADARAKGAKLVVIDPRMSNSAGMADLWIPAWPGTEAAINLAMISRLVKEEKFNKDFVKRWFNWKQFIEDKEYLNFLKEKGFLTEVPSGNSFEDFVAVLKDIYKDYTFEWAAQEAKIPVSMLEKLYEMILWAGDRITQYHWRAVAAGNRGGWMGAGRTGTILMAFMGAIGNVGGVGWYKWHTISIGDRGGSACMADTPESVKAWNELEWPPEWPMSAYELSYLLPHLLMDDEWRNKWKEKGLKIPDKVEVWFSRIYNPVWINPDGFRWVEALKDENKFGLTIYMSPIWAETAFYCDYILPMGLAGERHDQHSEPTKPEKWTGFRQPVLRVALQKMGWKPNDPAKATLEAHKKVGFGEIWEEGEFFVNLAFSIDPDGSLGIRKYWESKQNPGKPVTMEEYYNAVFSTLPKLSEVCKQLGITPYEYMRDRGAWTEATDVYNVHEKPLPYDPDKKAYQYDGKWIPESEIKIENDIAYHVEEGGKKHKIGIVKDGKIINGFKTPSGQIEFYSLTLKEWKWPEYAIPIYPRNAEERKQMIHIVSQVHHDYMKEENAFVLNPIFRLPYLIHTRSVNAKWLMEIGQNHNPVWIYEKDAKRLGIKRGDAIKVRVVDTLTGIETGYFVAMAMPTQATRPGVVACSHHNGRWRLVNEVKIDGFKHELGVMRLGSVLVDIQQKGSQIFMRTKEGVKPFKSWQFPEFNKDTEQIWWKGTTGVFQNAVFPANPDPLSGMQCWHKKVLIEKAGPEDKIGDVFVDINKTWEVYKAWRDQLTRPNYQPGGLRRPKWMPRPWFPIDDEYWKFPSA, from the coding sequence ATGATAAAGACAACAAGAAGAAACTTTTTAAAGGGAGCTGCAGCTTCTATTGGAGCGGTTGCATTAGCAAAAGGAGTTTTTGAAAAAGTAGAAGCCGATAATAAAGTTGCAAACAATCAAGAGTTAACATTTGAGCCTAAACATTTGGACTACTATCCACCGTTTGAAAAGTGGAACGACTGGAAAGAGCCTGCAGGAAACTACTGGAAAATACACGGTGGAGCTCTAAGGGATGGTGTAAAACTTATTAACTATATGATTGTTCCAACTGTTTGTAATAACTGTGAAGCTGCATGTGGTTTAACAGCTTGGATAGATAAAGATACTTTAACTGTTAAAAAGTTTATGGGTAATCCTTTCCACTCTGGGTCAAGAGGAAGAAACTGTGCAAAAGGCTACGCAACACTTGCTCAAATGTACGACCCTGACAGAATACCATTTCCTCTAAAGAGAGCTCCTGGAAGCAAAAGAGGAGAAAATAAATGGGTTAGAACTACTTGGGAAGAAGCTTTAGAAACAATCGGAAAAAGAATGAGAGAAGTTCTCCTTAAAGGAGATGAAATATCAAGAAAACAGATTATTTATCAAGTTGGAAGACCTAACGAAAATGGTTTTCACGTAAAAAGAGTTGTTTGGTCTTGGGGTGTAGATGGTAGAAATTCACACACTAATATATGCTCTTCAAATGGAAGATTTGGAAATATAGTCACTGTAGGAGATGACAGAACTTCTCCAGACTTTGCAAACAGCAGGTTAATACTCCTTGTATCTTCTCACGCTGCAGATGCTGGACACTACTACCAACAACACGCAGGATATATAGCAGATGCAAGGGCAAAAGGTGCAAAACTTGTAGTTATAGACCCAAGAATGTCAAATTCTGCTGGAATGGCAGACCTTTGGATTCCTGCATGGCCTGGAACAGAAGCTGCAATAAACCTTGCAATGATAAGCAGGCTTGTAAAAGAAGAAAAATTCAATAAAGATTTTGTAAAGAGATGGTTTAACTGGAAACAGTTTATAGAAGACAAAGAATACTTAAACTTCTTAAAAGAAAAAGGATTTTTAACAGAAGTACCTTCTGGAAATTCTTTTGAAGATTTTGTAGCAGTTTTAAAGGATATTTATAAAGACTATACGTTTGAATGGGCTGCTCAAGAAGCAAAAATTCCAGTATCTATGTTAGAAAAACTCTATGAGATGATACTTTGGGCTGGAGATAGAATAACTCAGTACCACTGGAGAGCTGTTGCTGCTGGAAACAGAGGTGGATGGATGGGTGCAGGTAGGACAGGAACAATACTTATGGCATTTATGGGTGCTATAGGAAATGTAGGAGGTGTAGGCTGGTACAAATGGCACACCATATCTATAGGAGATAGAGGTGGTAGCGCATGTATGGCTGATACGCCTGAATCAGTTAAAGCTTGGAATGAACTTGAGTGGCCTCCAGAGTGGCCTATGTCTGCTTATGAGCTTAGCTATCTCTTACCTCACTTATTGATGGATGATGAGTGGAGAAATAAATGGAAAGAAAAAGGTCTTAAAATACCTGATAAAGTAGAAGTTTGGTTTTCTAGAATATATAACCCAGTTTGGATTAACCCTGACGGTTTTAGATGGGTTGAAGCGTTAAAAGATGAGAACAAGTTTGGTTTAACCATTTACATGTCTCCTATATGGGCTGAAACTGCCTTTTATTGTGATTACATCTTACCTATGGGACTTGCAGGAGAAAGACATGATCAACACTCAGAACCTACTAAACCAGAAAAATGGACAGGATTTAGACAACCTGTTTTAAGAGTTGCATTACAAAAGATGGGCTGGAAACCAAACGACCCTGCAAAAGCTACATTAGAAGCTCACAAAAAAGTAGGTTTTGGTGAAATATGGGAAGAAGGCGAGTTTTTCGTTAACCTTGCATTTTCAATTGACCCAGATGGATCGTTAGGTATTAGAAAATACTGGGAATCAAAACAAAACCCAGGTAAACCTGTTACAATGGAAGAATATTACAACGCTGTATTTTCAACCCTACCAAAACTCAGTGAAGTGTGTAAACAACTTGGTATTACTCCTTACGAGTATATGAGAGACAGAGGAGCTTGGACAGAAGCGACAGATGTTTACAACGTACACGAAAAACCATTACCATACGACCCTGATAAAAAAGCTTATCAATACGATGGAAAGTGGATACCAGAGAGTGAGATAAAGATAGAAAACGATATAGCTTACCATGTAGAAGAAGGCGGTAAAAAACATAAAATAGGTATAGTTAAAGATGGAAAAATAATAAATGGATTTAAAACCCCTTCTGGACAGATAGAATTCTACTCTCTAACTTTAAAAGAGTGGAAATGGCCAGAGTATGCAATACCAATATATCCAAGAAACGCTGAAGAAAGAAAGCAGATGATTCACATCGTATCCCAAGTTCATCATGATTATATGAAAGAAGAAAACGCATTTGTATTAAACCCAATCTTCAGACTACCGTATCTAATCCATACAAGGTCAGTAAATGCAAAATGGCTTATGGAAATAGGACAAAACCACAATCCTGTATGGATATACGAAAAAGATGCTAAAAGATTAGGTATCAAAAGAGGAGACGCTATAAAAGTAAGAGTAGTAGATACACTTACAGGTATAGAGACAGGATACTTTGTTGCAATGGCTATGCCTACACAAGCAACAAGACCTGGCGTGGTAGCTTGCTCTCACCATAACGGTAGATGGAGGCTTGTAAACGAGGTAAAAATAGATGGATTTAAACACGAGCTTGGTGTAATGAGATTAGGTTCTGTATTGGTTGATATTCAGCAAAAAGGCAGCCAGATTTTCATGAGAACTAAAGAAGGAGTAAAACCGTTTAAATCATGGCAGTTCCCTGAATTTAACAAAGATACAGAGCAAATATGGTGGAAAGGAACAACTGGCGTCTTCCAAAACGCAGTATTCCCAGCAAACCCAGACCCATTATCAGGTATGCAATGCTGGCACAAGAAGGTTTTAATTGAGAAAGCAGGTCCTGAAGACAAGATAGGAGACGTGTTTGTAGATATAAACAAAACTTGGGAAGTTTACAAAGCTTGGAGAGACCAACTTACAAGACCTAACTACCAACCAGGTGGTTTGAGAAGACCTAAGTGGATGCCAAGACCTTGGTTCCCAATTGACGACGAGTACTGGAAATTCCCATCAGCATAA
- a CDS encoding TorD/DmsD family molecular chaperone, whose product MDEKIAENQARINMYAFLSRLLVEEIDEELLDKIKYTPELLELFPNTKEWETFKTKTTKQLIDEDLNVDYTTVFILNAYPYQSVFMNDEGHINPTPTNPTLQFYLENGYEIDLNKTRVLSPDHIAIELEFMITLIKEQLTAYSINNPEEEKKYLQLQKRFMEEHLLQWAPIYLLAARDMAETPFYYDVCQTTLEFIMSDYEYILQQLEEFENVS is encoded by the coding sequence ATGGATGAAAAAATAGCAGAAAACCAAGCAAGGATAAACATGTACGCTTTTTTATCAAGACTTTTAGTTGAAGAAATAGATGAGGAGCTTCTAGATAAAATAAAATACACTCCAGAGTTGCTAGAACTTTTTCCAAACACAAAAGAGTGGGAAACCTTTAAAACAAAAACAACTAAACAGCTTATAGACGAAGACCTAAATGTAGACTATACTACTGTTTTTATACTTAATGCATACCCTTATCAATCTGTTTTTATGAACGATGAAGGGCATATAAACCCTACTCCTACAAATCCTACCTTACAGTTTTATTTAGAAAACGGTTATGAGATAGACCTAAATAAAACAAGAGTCTTATCTCCAGACCACATAGCCATAGAACTTGAATTTATGATAACACTTATAAAAGAGCAACTTACCGCCTATTCAATTAATAACCCAGAAGAAGAAAAAAAATATTTACAACTTCAAAAAAGATTTATGGAAGAACATCTATTACAGTGGGCTCCTATATACTTACTGGCGGCAAGGGATATGGCAGAAACGCCTTTTTACTACGACGTTTGCCAGACAACCTTAGAGTTTATAATGTCAGACTATGAATACATACTACAGCAGTTAGAGGAATTTGAAAATGTCAGTTAG
- a CDS encoding 4Fe-4S binding protein, translating to MSVRLSFDIYSCVRVYYRYADCRKCVDVCPVENTITLENDKIKVNYENCINCGACVGNCPTESYKIQGFDLPEFYSKFIQEENNLISCKLNVPCLSALDENYLTTFCIEKERDIVLDIKYCQTCSIGKQLDLINKNVEKANYILEAVGVDYKVKTEEVGYQKPESKENKRRSFLKMFVKQTASLAFWAVAEKLPPIDESQTGDREFKNIVSEKVYPIKREILINALSKLDTEGKYFEVDKIEFSSDKWIDNNCTNCSICYNVCPTGALTSSDSKLKVLFSPSLCIKCRICHDVCPEKCIHLEEKLYVSDFVSKKYKVLAEHVMIPCSECLVPFSYKGDTTVCPRCRQLEDELRELLKIGD from the coding sequence ATGTCAGTTAGATTATCCTTTGATATATACTCCTGCGTAAGAGTTTACTACAGGTATGCAGACTGTAGAAAGTGTGTTGACGTATGTCCTGTAGAAAACACTATAACTTTAGAAAACGACAAAATAAAAGTAAACTATGAAAACTGTATAAACTGTGGTGCCTGTGTAGGAAACTGTCCTACAGAAAGCTATAAAATTCAAGGTTTTGATTTACCAGAATTTTACTCTAAATTTATCCAAGAAGAAAACAACTTAATAAGCTGTAAGTTAAACGTTCCTTGTCTTTCCGCCTTAGATGAAAATTATCTAACAACTTTTTGTATAGAAAAAGAGAGGGATATTGTCTTAGATATAAAATACTGTCAAACCTGTAGTATAGGAAAACAGTTAGACTTAATTAATAAAAATGTAGAAAAAGCAAATTATATACTTGAAGCTGTAGGCGTAGACTATAAGGTCAAAACAGAAGAAGTAGGCTACCAAAAGCCTGAAAGTAAAGAAAACAAAAGAAGGTCTTTTTTAAAGATGTTTGTAAAACAGACAGCTTCTTTAGCCTTTTGGGCAGTTGCTGAAAAACTTCCACCTATTGATGAGTCTCAAACAGGAGACAGAGAGTTTAAAAACATAGTAAGTGAAAAAGTTTATCCTATTAAAAGAGAGATTTTAATCAATGCCTTATCAAAGTTAGATACAGAAGGTAAGTACTTTGAAGTAGATAAAATCGAGTTTTCTTCTGATAAATGGATAGACAACAACTGTACCAACTGCTCTATTTGTTATAATGTCTGTCCTACAGGAGCTCTAACATCAAGTGATAGTAAATTAAAAGTTCTATTTAGCCCTTCTTTATGTATTAAATGTAGAATATGCCACGACGTTTGCCCAGAAAAATGTATCCACTTGGAAGAAAAACTTTATGTGTCAGACTTTGTTTCTAAAAAGTATAAAGTTTTAGCTGAGCATGTTATGATACCTTGTAGCGAGTGTTTAGTGCCATTTTCTTACAAAGGAGATACGACGGTCTGTCCAAGATGTAGACAGCTTGAAGATGAACTAAGAGAGCTTCTTAAGATTGGAGATTGA